One genomic window of Tribolium castaneum strain GA2 chromosome 10, icTriCast1.1, whole genome shotgun sequence includes the following:
- the LOC103314818 gene encoding uncharacterized protein LOC103314818 isoform X2 — protein sequence MSSKSQGVNDFTPFKKFEYILKSKIEPFPKKIESLIEIWKSLGQCNQENSDIGYIVQIMDWAKLHTLNIVLTGKWKMFKGDFEAKLLSEVEKTQNELMKISDVFSKKFQKLADVIKNPWDDPVLANLLHDSNAAIGQDEIEFFCVETAYLVSVRLKKLCESQCEDLALNLVTAFMNCYNLSQTQNFSLNATKTHILFCFDIHVALLYRYNRRSEIVALFKKLSLEEGLHLIRRFAKKRVKISKVWRNYPEITFLASQVFVTAAVTKPIEESGEVLKQLLDSWIAFSIEHSMVEKVEVSVRRIIQAATAAQHIYICCEIIHDKFGLKLRTFTIELYIRALTTDMNNLESQKTENETEKVEETTKRLANGFSNLADILKDNVQVSRECALTAFSLEPTLDRLRKIEELAKLSGFNVLDTGQIWECKLHPPVTTADEISWICNACGKWMCKPNLDLRLTTNFALNEALNFEQLGISSQLCDDLAVVLNGPRYHLLSWLLRWEDLHRLCEMYLNDMERTKNLVTELKFVDIDYSMFEGVKREPVDELAGIERGYERFLYADEKFVDMIENCNPEPPPEVPQAKSDPNTLKSLRMFRHNIKRNKPQVSQNILESNNLANSSQNLHREHNWFSDPRFDQNLSFNPPNPFQPNGSPSHNTTSRSYSEVFFNHLTSNTQFKRSADGAVDFSKSTGGNKQSRDVLDFRSNIKRKPSDNDFDDYQKFVNNYNSPSDNFLHNVISYEFARMAATEPKRHQPTDFHHQKPNLVTTPNVPFQTDTLNLTNKRTQAKNERSDKILPQPSGLRHDVTPQNSNQYERSPSQTKNFLLSSMSYKYKEDVALSPSKGFPSFDKIPAPTTTDKADKSLHIEVLGNNLEPPKSTSDESNNKRTNTEEIKVVPEKKPKSDELTSSPKNGSTPILEKELSKHKIIIELLSKNGWLPKNGNSLPSNNAETLENDKNNVEPARPKNAAQPETNERKMLLKLSEQHPMIITKGDENSSNETKSDINEETVVKIDDCQEESSKDCQSETETKNDYPYKYKEKPKWTNHKELKIILHRLSDEMIKSFIPSYSENCNNCNYTNKKRHVGRPRKVMCCKYRIKNSNFDRLTTYDKYSPRTVRRHNSDRLKRIRSRNMQRERRTGHKNLKKYSNHRHDRAKKPKKHADKDKKKHNIARNNMNPRVVLERLPLDTNYVRSVLSNVPGLNDYEMIRPTNVNHIVNVVQISGGRSTSTGPVQNTQTSTQITPHIQRIGQPRSDKPEHNSNSEPTTTATPASTSANKPTTSQPSTLINILSQQIIRPGQSNCIRNRSSPLINILSQQIIRPATTQSNKLTTQSEGQANTPKTESNLEETKTVTTTTKTTTNTTSSGQGTILQFICKSSLPKFQQAFGKSVYQNNTETSEASSTSTETVTNAETNKKTPTTKNSSVNIQPIQGGVIYTRQMPVGQTINLIPPGRGQVFRIATSNSDQISLVKDTVIHSKMSALLAAALQGKAKDGQSDGESTNEETVGRVTVTRPTLVQNARIVKPVLQIPSNVIRTSPQSNLSSTTLEQLREFDMVYKQIKERSSTTTPSEPNTSEPNETPQKISVTYLNQGQKYTQLSPVVVVSSYCNLQPAASPALSVTSQGSSSPCVTPAPAPSIPKVSSKSSKGKTVKNTTTQASKASPIPKPQQKPQEDEHTTQRIFDILAEYAEQLRNSPDLNNKPAPRRRSNPPTNPNQNSKRKKNSGSKKSGQCSSMVSEADIEDHRTVGSEDSSCGVVQISMQEEEQSHVQTVTTESNDSSSGSRQQLILTDAGNNQTRNLIIADSSVGEALKMPNTAVLVPGNYIMPVSMVKGGQQIAVVSGGSKILATVPARSGPNMLLFQSFLNQNRNKTAVPTVKYSTIQPISGISSQSLAGVSGQPPVILPPNSHNLTAVTLGQPLTLKKIDESDRVNTELLLTISQPKDNANSSTESGSHPDSTNSITSTVGNIELEETIVQDNSSEKVFHTYQKSATAPIATPVIAQTSCVKEDLATSEQNTTQEAITMNMAPAENNKSEPGKALERVQSVLVTACTSNGPMLSHTPPRYRKASESAGTNNEPSNKEEFLHNGEKQNNNEQKQFQGNATYFQNKTKKANNPQRLDREMHQLCLQRKQAALERELRLQKSLSEECEDLGVDEPSTSDLFPEADILFDANHSPSFDQSSQDLVKRASGQEKEENKSGMTLFSDDDNSGSLRTDFLFDSVEYQQTETELEYEQNQQLTNGQSSASNESGSSCEDHTLLQNCASMSDVTLNSPVSPDPYHENTPPSLNKYKFKYSNRRKGERNKNSETWTVEVSSSEDTTGSIDLGKSSSHSPESCINKHSHSVSCDEELSDGGYKVVRVAISKNDLIKDEESCEELHCEDDLDCSPSGRGARRSVKKMCSCCNGSQDGGASRKRPASRPHTPAPHKKAFLNKKR from the exons ATGAGTTCTAAAAGCCAGGGAGTTAACGACTTCACACCGTTTAAA AAATTTGAGTATATTTTGAAAAGCAAAATTGAACCGTTCCCTAAGAAAATCGAATCACTTATAGAAATATGGAAAAGTCTAGGTCAGTGCAATCAAGAAAATTCGGACATTGGATACATCGTCCAAATAATGGACTGGGCGAAATTACACACACTAAACATTGTCTTGACGGGAAAATGGAAAATGTTCAAAG GTGACTTTGAGGCAAAGCTCCTGAGCGAGGTGGAGAAGACGCAGAACGAGTTGATGAAAATAAGTGATGTGTTTTCGaagaaattccaaaaattagcCGATGTAATCAAGAATCCCTGGGATGACCCGGTTTTAGCCAATTTATTGCATGACAGCAACGCGGCGATTGGCCAAGATG AAATTGAGTTTTTCTGTGTCGAAACCGCTTATTTAGTTTCCGtgcgtttgaaaaaattatgcgAGTCCCAGTGCGAGGATCTGGCCCTGAATTTAGTTACGGCGTTTATGAATTGTTACAACTTGTCCCAAACGCAAAATTTCAGTCTAAATGCCACAAAAACACAcattcttttttgttttgatatcCACGTCGCGTTGCTCTACAGGTATAACAGGAGGTCGGAAATAGTTGCATTG TTTAAGAAACTTAGCTTGGAGGAAGGTTTACATTTGATTCGGAGATTTGCAAAGAAACGGGTCAAAATCTCGAAAGTCTGGCGTAATTACCCGGAAATAACATTTCTGGCGTCTCAAGTGTTTGTTACTGCTGCTGTTACCAAGCCGATTGAGGAAAGTGGTGAAGTTTTGAAGCAACTTCTCGATTCGTGGATTGCCTTCAGCATAGAACACTCAATGGTTGAGAAGGTCGAAGTCTCGGTTCGGCGCATTATCCAAGCGGCGACAGCCGCCCAACACATTTACATCTGTTGCGAAATAATACACGAtaag TTTGGTTTGAAGTTGCGCACGTTCACAATCGAGCTGTACATTAGAGCCCTGACGACGGATATGAACAACCTGGAATCTCAAAAAACCGAAAACGAAACGGAGAAGGTTGAAGAAACGACGAAACGTCTCGCGAACGGCTTTTCGAATTTGGCCGATATTTTGAAGGATAACGTTCAAGTTAGTAGAGAGTGTGCCCTCACGGCTTTCAGTCTGGAGCCGACTCTCGACCGTTTGCGAAAAATCGAAGAACTGGCAAAATTATCCGGTTTTAACGTGCTAGACACGGGCCAAATTTGGGAGTGTAAGTTGCACCCTCCGGTCACGACAGCGGACGAAATCTCCTGGATTTGCAACGCTTGTGGCAAGTGGATGTGTAAACCAAATCTCGATTTACgcttaacaacaaattttgctCTCAACGAGGCCTTGAACTTTGAACAATTGGGCATTTCGTCCCAGCTTTGTGATGATCTAGCTGTGGTTTTGAACGGTCCGAGGTACCACTTGTTAAGTTGGTTGTTGCGGTGGGAAGACCTCCACCGACTGTGTGAAATGTATTTAAACGATATGGAACGTACTAAAAATCTCGTAACGGAACTGAAATTTGTCGATATTGATTATTCGATGTTTGAGGGTGTTAAGCGCGAGCCCGTTGACGAATTGGCGGGCATTGAGAGGGGCTACGAGCGGTTTCTTTATGCCGATGAAAAATTCGTTGATATGATCGAGAATTGCAACCCAGAACCACCACCGGAAGTACCCCAAGCGAAATCTGATCCTAACACCTTAAAATCACTGAGAATGTTCAGACATAACATTAAAAGGAATAAACCTCAGgtttcacaaaatattttagaaagcAATAATTTAGCAAATAGTTCGCAAAATTTACATAGAGAACATAATTGGTTTTCCGACCCGCGCTTTGACCAAAACTTGTCATTCAATCCACCGAATCCATTCCAACCAAACGGAAGCCCTTCACACAATACGACTTCAAGAAGCTATTCTGAAGTGTTCTTCAACCACTTGACGTCAAACACACAATTTAAAAGGAGTGCAGATGGCGCTGTCGACTTTTCAAAAAGTACAGGAGGCAATAAACAATCTAGAGATGTTCTGGACTTCCGAAGTAACATCAAAAGAAAACCATCCGACAACGACTTCGATGATTATCAGAAATTCGTGAATAACTACAACTCACccagtgataattttttacataacgTAATTTCGTATGAATTCGCACGAATGGCGGCTACTGAGCCAAAAAGACATCAACCGACGGACTTTCACCACCAGAAACCAAACCTTGTAACGACTCCAAACGTGCCGTTTCAAACTGATACACTCAATTTAACCAACAAACGAACACAAGCAAAAAACGAGAGAAGTGATAAAATTCTACCTCAACCAAGCGGCTTAAGACACGATGTAACGCcacaaaattcaaatcaatacGAGAGAAGCCCGTcccaaactaaaaattttttactctcAAGTATGAGCTACAAATACAAGGAGGATGTAGCTTTATCACCCAGCAAAGGTTTTCCTAGTTTTGATAAAATCCCAGCGCCCACAACTACCGACAAGGCGGACAAGTCTCTACATATTGAAGTTTTGGGCAATAATCTCGAACCACCTAAAAGTACCTCAGATGAATCGAATAACAAAAGAACAAACACAGAGGAAATTAAAGTCGTGCCGGAGAAAAAGCCGAAATCTGATGAGTTAACGTCGTCTCCAAAAAACGGATCAACGCCAATACTCGAGAAAGAATTGAGTAAACACAAGATAATCATAGAACTGCTGTCAAAAAACGGCTGGTTGCCAAAAAACGGGAACAGCCTCCCTAGCAACAATGCGGAAACTttagaaaatgacaaaaataatgtcgAACCAGCTCGACCAAAAAACGCGGCACAGCCAGAAACTAACGAACGTAAAATGTTGCTCAAGCTGTCCGAACAACATCCGATGATCATAACAAAAGGTGATGAGAACTCGTCAAATGAAACCAAAAGTGATATTAACGAAGAGACTGTTGTAAAAATCGATGACTGTCAAGAGGAAAGTTCCAAAGACTGCCAATCAGAAACAGAAACCAAAAATGACTATCCCTATAAGTATAAGGAAAAACCCAAGTGGACTAACcacaaagaattaaaaataatcctcCACCGGCTATCAGACGAAATGATCAAGAGTTTCATCCCGAGTTATTCGGAAAATTGCAACAACTGCAACTACACTAACAAGAAGAGGCACGTCGGGAGGCCGCGCAAAGTCATGTGTTGCAAATACcgaataaaaaattccaactTCGACAGACTAACAACCTACGATAAGTATTCACCAAGGACGGTTAGGCGGCACAATAGTGACAGACTGAAGAGGATCCGTTCGAGAAACATGCAACGTGAGAGAAGAACAGGCCACAAAAACCTCAAAAAGTACAGCAACCACCGGCACGACAGGGCGAAGAAACCCAAAAAGCACGCCGATAAGGACAAGAAGAAGCACAACATCGCCAGGAACAACATGAACCCGCGGGTGGTCCTCGAGCGACTACCCCTCGACACGAATTACGTTCGCAGTGTTTTGTCGAATGTTCCCGGGTTAAATGACTACGAAATGATTAGGCCAACTAACGTGAATCATATTGTGAATGTGGTGCAAATTTCCGGCGGACGATCGACTTCAACCGGCCCTGTACAAAACACGCAAACAAGTACCCAAATCACCCCACACATCCAAAGAATCGGACAACCGCGCTCCGACAAACCCGAACACAATTCGAATTCGGAACCAACGACGACAGCCACTCCAGCCTCAACTTCCGCTAATAAACCAACCACTTCGCAACCCTCAACTCTTATCAACATCCTATCGCAACAAATTATTCGGCCGGGCCAAAGTAACTGCATCCGAAATCGTTCCTCGCCTCTCATTAACATTCTTTCGCAACAAATTATAAGACCCGCCACTACACAAAGTAATAAACTGACGACGCAATCGGAAGGACAG GCAAACACCCCGAAAACTGAGTCGAATTTGGAAGAAACCAAAACTGTGACCACGACTAcgaaaacaacaacaaacacGACATCAAGTGGTCAAGGCACCATTTTACAGTTCATCTGTAAGTCGAGTTTGCCCAAGTTCCAGCAAGCCTTCGGTAAATCAGTTTATCAGAACAATACCGAAACGAGCGAAGCGTCGAGTACAAGCACAGAAACCGTAACGAACGCTGAAACGAACAAGAAGACACCAACGACGAAAAATTCCTCAGTCAACATTCAACCGATTCAAGGCGGTGTGATCTACACGCGCCAAATGCCCGTCGGTCAAACAATCAATTTAATTCCACCAGGACGGGGTCAAGTTTTCCGAATCGCGACGTCAAATTCGGACCAAATATCGCTGGTCAAAGACACGGTGATACACAGCAAAATGAGTGCGTTACTAGCAGCCGCGCTGCAAGGCAAAGCAAAAGACGGCCAGTCCGACGGTGAGAGTACAAACGAGGAGACTGTTGGTAGAGTGACAGTAACCCGCCCCACGTTAGTACAAAACGCCCGAATCGTCAAACCCGTACTACAAATCCCCTCAAACGTAATACGCACAAGCCCCCAGTCCAATCTAAGTTCCACAACTCTCGAACAATTGCGCGAATTCGACATGGTCTACAAGCAAATCAAGGAGCGAAGCAGCACGACCACGCCCTCGGAGCCCAACACGTCGGAACCCAACGAAACCCCCCAGAAAATCAGCGTAACATATCTGAACCAGGGCCAGAAATACACCCAGTTATCCCCGGTGGTTGTCGTTAGCAGTTACTGTAATTTGCAACCAGCGGCCTCGCCCGCCCTCAGTGTTACCTCGCAGGGAAGTTCCAGCCCGTGTGTCACCCCAGCGCCCGCGCCCTCAATCCCCAAAGTCTCCTCGAAAAGTTCCAAAGGCAAAACGGTGAAAAACACGACGACTCAAGCGTCCAAAGCCTCGCCTATCCCGAAACCGCAGCAAAAACCGCAAGAGGACGAACACACAACGCAACGAATCTTCGATATCTTGGCCGAGTATGCGGAACAGTTGAGGAATTCCCCGGATTTGAACAACAAGCCGGCGCCGCGACGGCGCTCGAACCCGCCGACGAACCCGAACCAGAATTCCAAGCGGAAAAAAAACTCCGGATCGAAAAAAAGCGGGCAGTGCAGTAGTATGGTCTCGGAGGCGGACATCGAGGACCACCGGACTGTAGGCAGTGAGGACAGTTCCTGTGGGGTTGTGCAAATTTCGATGCAGGAAGAGGAGCAAAGCCACGTGCAAACTGTCACGACTGAGTCGAATGATAGCTCGTCGGGGTCGCGACAACAACTGATTTTGACCGATGCCGGGAACAACCAGACCCGGAATTTGATAATAGCGGATTCGAGCGTTGGGGAGGCTTTGAAAATGCCGAACACTGCCGTTTTGGTCCCCGGAAACTACATAATGCCAGTGTCGATGGTCAAAGGGGGGCAGCAAATTGCGGTGGTTTCCGGAGGGAGCAAAATACTGGCTACGGTACCGGCGCGGTCCGGTCCCAATATGCTCCTTTTTCAAAGTTTCTTGAACCAAAATAGGAACAAAACGGCTGTTCCAACAGTCAAGTATTCGACCATTCAACCAATTTCGGGGATTTCCTCGCAGAGTTTGGCGGGGGTTAGTGGGCAACCGCCAGTGATTCTACCGCCGAATTCGCATAATCTGACCGCGGTAACACTTGGACAACCGCTAACTTTGAAAAAGATTGACGAGAGTGATAGGGTGAACACCGAACTGTTGTTGACGATTTCGCAACCGAAGGATAATGCTAACAGTTCGACGGAATCGGGAAGTCATCCCGATAGTACAAACAGTATTACTAGTACTGTTGGTAATATCGAGTTAGAGGAGACTATAGTTCAAGATAATTCGTCAGAGAAGGTTTTTCATACGTATCAGAAATCGGCAACGGCCCCCATTGCCACCCCGGTTATAGCGCAGACTTCGTGCGTGAAGGAAGATTTGGCGACGAGTGAACAAAATACGACACAGGAAGCGATTACGATGAATATGGCGCCGGCGGAAAACAACAAAA GTGAACCAGGCAAAGCGTTAGAAAGGGTTCAGTCGGTATTAGTGACAGCGTGTACTTCAAACGGCCCTATGTTGTCGCATACGCCTCCAAGATACCGCAAAGCATCAGAATCAGCAGGTACAAATAATGAACCTTCTAACAAGGAGGAATTTTTACATAATGGGGAGAAG CAAAACAATAACGAGCAGAAGCAATTCCAAGGCAACGCGACCTATTTCCagaacaaaaccaaaaaagcaaataatcCGCAACGACTCGACCGCGAGATGCACCAACTTTGCTTACAGCGAAAACAAGCAGCGCTCGAACGCGAATTGCGCCTCCAAAAATCCCTCTCTGAAGAATGCGAAGACTTGGGGGTGGACGAGCCGAGCACGAGTGATTTGTTTCCAGAAGCGGATATTCTATTCGACGCGAATCACTCGCCGTCGTTCGACCAGTCGTCTCAGGATTTAGTGAAACGGGCTTCTGGCCAGGAAAAAGAAGAGAACAAGTCTGGAATGACGCTGTTCAGTGATGACGACAACTCCGGTTCGCTAAGGaccgattttttatttgattcagTCGAGTATCAGCAAACGGAAACCGAGCTGGAGTACGAGCAGAACCAGCAGCTGACGAACGGTCAGAGCAGTGCCAGTAACGAGTCGGGGTCGTCGTGTGAGGACCACACGCTTTTGCAAAACTGCGCCTCGATGTCCGACGTGACGCTGAATTCGCCAGTCTCGCCCGATCCTTACCACGAGAACACGCCGCCATCGCTGAACAAGTACAAATTCAAATACAGTAATCGCCGAAAAGGGGAACGCAATAAGAATTCGGAGACGTGGACGGTGGAAGTGTCGAGCTCGGAGGACACGACCGGGAGCATCGATCTGGGGAAAAGCTCGAGCCACAGTCCGGAATCTTGCATCAACAAGCACAGTCACAGTGTTAGTTGCGACGAGGAACTCAGTGACGGGGGCTACAAAGTCGTCCGAGTGGCGATTTCGAAGAATGATTTGATCAAGGATGAGGAGAGCTGTGAGGAGTTGCATTGTGAAGACGATTTGGACTGTTCGCCGAGTGGTAGGGGTGCTAGACgcagtgttaaaaaaatgtgttcttGTTGCAATGGCTCCCAAGACGGCGGCGCGTCGCGCAAGAGACCAGCATCGAGACCTCACACGCCGGCTCCGCACAAGAAGGCCTTCCTTAACAAGAAAAGATAG